The following proteins are co-located in the Apium graveolens cultivar Ventura chromosome 5, ASM990537v1, whole genome shotgun sequence genome:
- the LOC141661961 gene encoding non-specific lipid transfer protein GPI-anchored 21: MAAQFTTLLRSLPALAIAIIVLIVPVYGQINTSCSPTMLTSFSSCMSFLTNSTANGTSPTSDCCNSLKSITSNSTDCLCLIVTGSVPFQIPINRTLAISLPRACNMPGVPLQCKASSSPLPAPGPAALGQGPTLSPGISPASSPRASGVPEAESPAMTPGSNATPALTPPSDAAGAPTTNSGIRPVVNPSAASPLFSFSPTFLLALLGATFFKYYL; the protein is encoded by the exons ATGGCTGCACAATTTACAACGCTTCTACGTTCTCTTCCTGCTTTGGCCATTGCCATAATTGTCCTCATTGTGCCAGTTTATGGACAGATCAATACATCCTGCAGTCCCACAATGTTGACGAGCTTTAGTTCTTGCATGAGTTTTCTCACGAATAGCACTGCCAATGGAACTTCTCCAACTTCTGACTGTTGCAATTCCCTCAAGTCCATTACTAGTAACAGCACAGATTGTCTTTGCCTTATTGTTACTGGAAGTGTTCCCTTCCAAATTCCTATCAATCGTACTCTTGCTATTTCTCTCCCCCGCGCTTGTAACATGCCCGGTGTACCTCTGCAATGCAAAG CCTCTAGCTCACCTCTTCCAGCTCCAG GTCCAGCTGCACTAGGCCAAGGTCCAACCCTGTCTCCTGGAATTTCTCCTGCATCTAGTCCTAGAG CTTCTGGTGTTCCTGAAGCAGAATCACCAGCTATGACTCCAGGATCTAATGCAACTCCGGCTTTGACTCCCCCATCTGATGCTGCCGGAGCTCCAACTACAAATTCTGGGATTCGACCTGTTGTGAACCCATCTGCTGCAAGCCCGTTGTTTAGTTTTTCACCAACATTTCTTTTAGCTCTTCTTGGAGCTACATTCTTTAAGTACTATCTCTAG
- the LOC141659252 gene encoding non-specific lipid transfer protein GPI-anchored 26-like isoform X1: MESHRFGFVIAFILLAVLWTTSTAQSDCDNMVISMSPCLNYITTKTASPMPGCCTQLSSIIKLRPECLCQVLNGGASLGLSVNQTQAQALPTTCNVKTQDLSTCKADGPNRTPARNPDSTKDTPPGTGSSDGSLNNLAVPLLLLIFVASYASIITG, translated from the exons ATGGAAAGCCACAGATTCGGGTTTGTTATCGCTTTTATCCTTCTGGCCGTACTCTGGACAACATCAACGGCACAATCTGATTGTGACAACATGGTAATAAGCATGTCGCCGTGCCTCAATTACATTACCACAAAAACAGCGTCGCCCATGCCAGGGTGCTGCACGCAGCTTAGTAGCATCATCAAGTTAAGGCCAGAGTGTCTGTGCCAGGTTCTAAATGGTGGTGCTTCTCTCGGGCTCAGCGTCAACCAAACCCAGGCTCAGGCTTTACCTACTACATGCAATGTTAAAACTCAAGACCTCAGCACTTGTAAAG CAGACGGTCCGAACAGAACTCCAGCGAGAAACCCAGATTCAACCAAAGACACACCTCCAG GTACTGGTTCATCAGATGGAAGCCTCAACAATTTGGCAGTTCCTCTGCTCTTGCTCATCTTTGTCGCATCATATGCCTCCATCATAACTGGGTAA
- the LOC141659252 gene encoding non-specific lipid transfer protein GPI-anchored 26-like isoform X2: MESHRFGFVIAFILLAVLWTTSTAQSDCDNMVISMSPCLNYITTKTASPMPGCCTQLSSIIKLRPECLCQVLNGGASLGLSVNQTQAQALPTTCNVKTQDLSTCKDGPNRTPARNPDSTKDTPPGTGSSDGSLNNLAVPLLLLIFVASYASIITG; encoded by the exons ATGGAAAGCCACAGATTCGGGTTTGTTATCGCTTTTATCCTTCTGGCCGTACTCTGGACAACATCAACGGCACAATCTGATTGTGACAACATGGTAATAAGCATGTCGCCGTGCCTCAATTACATTACCACAAAAACAGCGTCGCCCATGCCAGGGTGCTGCACGCAGCTTAGTAGCATCATCAAGTTAAGGCCAGAGTGTCTGTGCCAGGTTCTAAATGGTGGTGCTTCTCTCGGGCTCAGCGTCAACCAAACCCAGGCTCAGGCTTTACCTACTACATGCAATGTTAAAACTCAAGACCTCAGCACTTGTAAAG ACGGTCCGAACAGAACTCCAGCGAGAAACCCAGATTCAACCAAAGACACACCTCCAG GTACTGGTTCATCAGATGGAAGCCTCAACAATTTGGCAGTTCCTCTGCTCTTGCTCATCTTTGTCGCATCATATGCCTCCATCATAACTGGGTAA